Sequence from the Cryptococcus neoformans var. neoformans JEC21 chromosome 1, complete sequence genome:
CCGTCCAAGCCTTAAATAAGAGTAAAAGTACCAAGCTGAACAACTGTTCTGTAGATTTGTAGGTTCATAACCACCTTCTCTTTATTGGGCCTGTGGTTTCCTCCTCTAATAATGTCATAGTCATGCACCGTATCTTCTACTAGTATACGTACTAGTTATTTGTTCGCCCGTCGGTCATAGCATGAAGGATTGGCTCTGCAGTGGATTGGCTGCACTCGTgtaggctcgacacaagcccctcgacggacattggctcGTCTCCGAGacttgtgtcgagcctagCACTCGGCGGGCGCACGCCAcaagggagagagaaaataaTTCCGCGTGTGGCACTCCGTCTGCCGTTTCCGGCCACCGATTTCATCCACCACCCACTCAGCAGGGTCATCACCAGCATAcacatcctccatcttaCATCTTacatctctttcttttttgttccTTTTTCCCTAATCGGCCAGCATGTCAGCACCTCTTGGAAACGCCGCTGCTCAACAAACAACCTCCAAGTTCCAGGCTTTCCTTAACCACCCAGCTGGACCCAAGTATGTCTATCTCGAAACGACATTTTTGTGGGGAATGATGGCACACTAAGAGTTAATTACTGACAAGAGTGTTTGTATTGCAggaccatcttcttctgggcTCCTATCGCAAAATGGGGTCTCGTGCTTGCTGGTGTCAAAGACCTTTCTCGTCCGGCTGAGAAGTTGAGTGTGTCAC
This genomic interval carries:
- a CDS encoding mitochondrion protein, putative, with protein sequence MSAPLGNAAAQQTTSKFQAFLNHPAGPKTIFFWAPIAKWGLVLAGVKDLSRPAEKLSVSQNVALAATGFIWVRYSFVITPVNYSLAAVNFFVGSTGVAQLYRVWDYRRKNPGAVSSA